Within Mustela nigripes isolate SB6536 chromosome 3, MUSNIG.SB6536, whole genome shotgun sequence, the genomic segment AGTAGATTAGTTGGGTGCTCTTGTTGGGCCTCAGTGAGGAGGGGGTGCTGTGGATGTGCTTTCACACTGCTGacgggggggtggaggggggcactTCCTTCCTGGAGCTTCCCCAGCCCTGGAGGAGAGGCTTCCAAGAATAACCTCTCTGGCATTGACCCACACCCACCAGGCCCATCAAGGAACATCTGGCAGCCGCCCCACTGCCCACTGTGTCCTGGTGCCATCAGGCCAGTcatcctgctgggcagggacaTGAGTCATCTGGGTGCCTGTCATATAGAGAGTCATTTCTGCCATGGTACGGATGCCCCTTGCAtacagcagggagagtggcatcTGGAGGGATCCCTGACTTCCTGGAGTGGAAGCAGTTCCTGGAAGACAAGATAGTAAATGATGGGTCACCCGGTGTGGGAGGGGGGGTGGTCCCGGATTGGGTGGTCTactggcacccctcccccactggagCAGGAGGTGGCATGGGCCTCCTGGAGGCTCCAAGTAGGCCTGCACATGCAGCCTGGGACTGTGAGTGACTTATGCTGAGTGGCCCCTTGAGTAGCACCTAGCCGGCCACTGTGAGCAGCTCTTAAACCCCTGGTTCCAGATGGCATTGGCTCTGGGGCCCTGTATGCAACCCCACAGGGCAAAGACAGGGTGTTCTTCCTGAGGAGTGTGCAGACAGGAGGGCACCCTTAGGGTTCAGGAGAAGACCCTGGGCCAGGGTTCAGGAGGCACTGAGGCCTGAGGGAAAACACCATGACCATCATGGCTGGCCAGCACGAGCGTGGCCATGTGCCCTTTGGAGGTTCAGTCACATCTCAGATCCTGGGTTTCTCATTCAAAAGTGGCTGTTAGGAGGACATAACGGTTGGTATGAGAGGTGCCTAGGATCCCCCCAGGATACACCCAAAGCAGTCAGCTTTGGGACTCCAGCCTCTTCTATCCTTCATCCCAATGGTCCCCAGGTACTCCACACAGTCCCCCTCTGTGTCCTTACCTTACCACCTGTCCCCTTCTCATTCCAGGAAGTTCTACTACATCACCCTGCTGAGAGACCCTGTGTCCCGCTACCTGAGCGAGTGGCGGCACGTGCAACGGGGGGCCACATGGAAGACGTCTCTGCACATGTGTGATGGGCGCACACCCACACCTGAGGAGCTGCCACCCTGCTATGAGGGCACAGACTGGTCGGGCTGCACGCTGCAGGAGTTCATGGACTGCCCGTACAACCTGGCCAACAACCGCCAGGTGCGCATGCTGGCCGACTTGAGCCTGGTGGGCTGCTACAACCTGTCCTTCATCCCTGAGGGTAAGCGGGCCCAGCTGCTGCTGGAGAGCGCCAAGAAGAACCTGCGGGGCATGGCCTTCTTCGGCCTGACGGAGTTCCAGCGCAAGACGCAGTACCTGTTCGAGCGGACGTTCAACCTCAAGTTCATCCGGCCCTTCATGCAGTACAATAGCACGCGGGCAGGTGGCGTGGAGGTGGACGAGGACACCATCCGGCGCATCGAGGAGCTAAACGATCTGGACATGCAGCTCTACGACTACGCCAAGGACCTCTTCCAGCAGCGCTACCAGTACAAGCGGCAGCTGGAGCGCAGGGAGCAGCGCCTCAAGAGCCGGGAGGAGCGTCTGCTGCACCGCGCCAAGGAGGCGCTGCCGCGGGAGGACACTGAGGAGCCCGGCCGTGTGCCCACCGAGGACTACATGAGCCACATCATCGAGAAGTGGTAGTGGTGGCCAGCCATGGGGGGTGCCcccttgggggcggggggtgggatggggagctgAAACCAGACAGAGAACCCACGCAGACCTCTGCTGGGAAGAGGGTCCCAGGTGCGCTCACCAGGAGGCAGATACGTGCTGAACAAGGATGACGAGTGGGACGTGTCGCCAGCGGGGCTAGTTTTCACTGCTCCTCCCAGACCACCATGTGAGGAGTCAACCAGTGCAACCCTCCAGAAGGGGGCTATGCTTGAGGGGCGCCCCAGGCAAGGGCCGCAGGCAGGTGGCGTCCGTGTATTCCCGGCCTCCACTCACTCACAGTGGCCGAAGTTCTGAAGACAAGTAAAAGCAGAGTGGAGACAACACTCACCCCGCCAGGATGGCGTCCTACACCCACTGTGcacccctgcttgctctctccccactGCAGGCCAGCAGCGGCCTGACACCAGCTCCAGATACCCTCCCAGGCTCGGGCCAACCAGGCAGTCCCTTggtccctggggcacctgggccaGAGTGAAGCCTGTCCCTGGGCACACAGGCAGCCCCTTGAGGTGTCCTCAGGAATGGAGCTCCTAGCTCACCCATCTTCAATGGTCAGAGCCCACCTCACCTAAAGCCGAGAAGACTATAGTCCTTCCCTCCTTGGGAAGCCCACTCTCTCTGGCCCAAGGTAAAAACACATAGCGTAGCTTTATGCTTTGGGTCAAGAGATCAAAGCACACCTCtggagcccctcccccccatttccCACAGTCCTCAGGCTGAGGAGGGCCGCAGGGATAGGCCCACATGCCCTGCCCCCCATTCTGAGGGCAGAGTGCATCCCAGGAGTGGGAAGTCTGTGTCCAAGGATGCTGCCACCTGTGTCCAAGCACCACCAccccccttgcctttggagatgccTTTGGGGATGGTATGGCTAGCCATACCAACCACACAGGAGGAGAATTTCCCCTGCCTCATATACCTTTCTGACCCTCTGAGATACAGTAGACTGTCCCTGGGCCCCGGGATCATACCCACTGTTCCCACAACCCCATGTGCAAAAGTACAATCAAGCCTCCACTGGCTAGAACACAGCAGACTGTACCTGCTGCTCATGAACCATATCTTGGGGCTTTGGTGGTTCTATATGGCCAGGAGAGGGGCCTCAGACTTTCAGATTTTCAACTAGAGTTGGAAGAAATGCTCTCGGTGGCTTCCTAGTACCCAGATACACAGCCCTTCCCACCCCAGGCTCTCCCTGCATTGCCCTTTGCCCGCCCCCTGCCCACCAGCAGGTCAGACCCTATTCCTAACAGCCCTACAGTTTGGAGAAGCCATGTTCCATATCCGTTGTAGACCCTTCCTCCGTGCCCTACCCCTCTTGTGCTCTAGGAAGTCAGGCCACTGTCTCCTGTGGGGGTGTTTTTCCCACATGAGGCCCAAAACCTGGATTCTGGGGAGCAGAGTGTGAGTCCCACACCCAAGGTGGTTGAGTGCCCTGTCTCTCCAGGAGAGGACCCACACGTGCCTGCAGGCACAAGGGTGGTGAGGGCCAGGGCTGGCATGTTGGAGGGCGGCAGCCTCACGGGCAGATTCTACCAGGggccttcctccctgccccaggtTGTCTTCAGCCATCACAACTGTCCCACCAGAGAGGTGTGGAAGCAGGGAACCTTCTATAGCACAAGAAATGCTAATGTGTTGTCAAATGAGGTAGCCACCAAGAGGAAGCAGCCTCTGATCTTTGCCTGCCTGCGGTGGGATGGTGACCATACCTCCTGCTTCCTACAATGACGACTTCATCTTGTAGTCCCAGGGCAGTGGTCCGCAGCCTGGAATAGGCACCATGCTCACACAGCCTGGGACCACCGCCAGAGTGGGTGCATCATGCTGAGCAGGCGAGCATCCAGGAGATACAGTGGTTCTCTTGGGGTAGTGAAGGTCAGCATGGGGGATCCATTCCAACACTCATCCTTTTGAGATGGGCATGCtccagggaggagggtgggacATGTTCATGAGAACTCGGGGGTCTCGCACAAGCACATCAGGTGCTGGGGGCTTTCTGTGGCCTCCATCGGGAGGTGGTCATTTTCAGGGCATACATGGAAAGCTTGGCCGTGTTCTGCCCCAGTCCCTGGGCACCTGGCCCTCCTCAAGGTGGGTTTCCTGTGTGTGCAGGCTTGGGTATAGGATCTGTTCTGTACATATTGGAATGTTTTAACTTATGATCCGTTGTCCCAATTCACACAGAAACATGGGTCTCTCCTTGGTTTCTTTGCTGCATCTGGAAACCGGTCCCATCCGGGGCCAGCACTCAGGCTGAGGTGCCCAGAGACAGCAGCAGCTGCCAGTGCCCCTAGGCCCTTCGGGCCTCCAGTCCAGCACCTCCACTCAGGCCACCTCTGTGGAGGTGAAGGTTCCTCGTGCCTGCAGCATCTCAACCGATGCTGTCACCTGCTGGGGCTCCACAGAAGGGGCAACTCACCCAGGGGCTCTGTCTAGGGCCACAAGGACAGAGGCAGCACACAGTGAGCAAACAGCCCACTCCCCACACAGACCTGCAACATACCCTCCCGGAGGAGGAACTAGGGACGGCAGAACTGTCCGAGCAATGAGTCTGTGACCTTGATGGGAACTGGAAGTGTTTAACTTGAACCCAGGAgcatttaaagctttatttatttatagcttcttattaaaaaaaaaaaaatgttgagaagaAATCTTTTGGTTATTCATATAAGACAAGTTGGTGATGGAAAAGCAAGTCATAATCATCTAATTGTTTTTGTCTAGGTCAAGAATGAATGTTAGCAGATGAAATAAACCCTTGACAAGGAGTGTGGGTGTGCTGTGGTCTGTGGTGACAGCCATCCGTTCAGCATCGTGTGGCCAGACCTTCAGGGTTTGATTTTCAAAGGGAGCATCTGAGCAGAGGGATGGAAGCGGTGGCGGGGGCCTCCCTCGGGAGTAGACAGACCCCGAAGGAGGCATTCATGCACTTTTCCACTTACACAATGCTTTGTGAAAGGCAGCTGTCCTCACCCCAAAGCTCAATTTGGTAATAGTCCACAGCCGCACCTGAAAACAGGACCCCAGCTCAAAGTCAGGCTGAGGAACCAGACACCATGTGCTTCTCGGTGACCTCTTTCTCAACTTTTAATTTGGAAAGATCACAAACGAGAAAGCAAAAGAACACCAACCCTGAGCCTAGATTTGCTTTAATTAACATTCTGTCCTTTTTCACTGTCCTGCACTCACACTTGCTCTGTGTACACATGGGCACACATGAGCCCAGACACAGGTGTCCACACTCTTACATACATTCAGATGCacaattttctgaaatatttgaaaataagttgcAATCCTCAGAATACTTCTAACCACAGCACACTATAGCTCCTAAGAAATGACATTCTGCTATAAAACTCAACCCATTATCATCTCCCCAAATTTAACATAAATTCACTAAAATCAGCTAATGTACAGTCCATTTCTACAGCTCCCCATTGCCCCCACAATATCTTCAGGCCGGACTGCTGAGCCAAGGGCTGTGCTGTCCCGCCGCTCCCATCTCCTTTCCCCCGCGCTGTCCCACCCTGCACCAcccactttttcctttcttagcgCTGACATTTTAACATAGACCAGTTGTCTCTTAATAAACATCTGCATAAGCCAGGTGGTTTTCTCATGATCAGATACTGTCAAGCATTGGGGCACAAATGCCACATGGGGGAGATTGTTCTGGCCACTAACTGATGGATTTTAGTTCTCCTGatgagacagggagggagagccCGTGCTTAACTTCTGGGTCTTGATGTGACTACAGGGCTGGTAAAAAGCAGCTCACTGCCTTTTCTTCAGGGAACTGGATCTGTTCTGCTCAGAGCAGGGAGCTAGCTGTCACTGGATGGTGCTAGGTCCAGGGGCCGGAGTGCACCAACTTTGCATTTCCGCGAGGGTCTTGGAAGACCCAGCAGGCTGTCGGTTCCCAGTGACTTCACCTACAAGACTCTCGGAAAGCCATGTTGGAGGTTGTCGTTCAGACCTCCCCCCGCCTCCCAGATTCTGTATCTGGACACTCTCCCTCCATCCTGTCCAAGTAGAGGGAGGgatgagggggaagggcagggtaGCTGAGGCTTCCCTGGCCCCAGAGAGGAGCCCCTGAGCAGCTGAGGGGTGGAACAGAAACCCAGGAGACGGGGATCACCGCTGATTCCGACAGCAGTCCCAGGACACAAAGGTGGCCGCTGCCTCGTTGCTAGAAATGTCCCATgtaggggagagggtgagggacagaCACAGCTGAGCCTTAAAACCCCAACCTTCAGATCCAAACAGAGCGTTCTTGACCATCTGAATCTGTGAGGGAGCATCTCTTTAGTAACAGAGTCCTACAAGAGAGCCCTTCCAGTGGAACCCCAGTGTGGAAAGACTTGTGTGGCATGCCATACCCCCGTACCCCCAAAACCCGTGGCCCCCACACCCTTGCCCCCAGCTTTGGCCTTCTCTGAACACTTCATCTGGAGCCTGCGGCTTGATTTGCCCATCAGGGAACACAGGATGGAAGTGACCTCCATTTCCTGGCGGTGCCACTGCCCTCCAGGACCAGGGTCCTGatgagagacaaagacagagtcAGTCCCGAGAATACCTTCCCgtgaagaaaaaagttttcatcTTCCTACTTCTGTTTATGTTAGAGgccccttggggtgcctgggtggctcagttggttaagcatccgacttctgatttcagctcaggtcatgatctcagggtcgtgggatcaaggcCCTAGTGGGGCttgcttggagtctgcttaagatcccttctgtcctcctctccctttgcccctctccctccacccccctagcactgctatctctctctctgtgtgtggaaaaaaagaaagaatacataaaaataaagttggagaCCCCTCTTAAGCCTTCCTGACCCTGAAGCTGGGGAGGCTCCTAGGTCCTGCCCAGCCCCTTACGCCCTCCCTGTACACAGCAGTAGCCTCCCCTGTGTGACGCAGCAAGTAGACAGCATCTACCCACTGTGGACCCCGCCCCTCCCTCACTGCTGAGCGAGCTCCTCTGATCTCTGGATTTGGACCAGCACCCTTCCTCATCATGGCCAGTGGCCACTCAGCCCCATCCAGCCCACATCTGCTTTCCCTGCTGTCCCCTCTTCACTCCCAACACTCCTACAGGGACCAACAACTGCCACTTTCTGGGGCAGGCCTGCTACTAACTTGGTTTCCCTGGATCCTCACCCCAAAAACCTTCTACCA encodes:
- the HS6ST1 gene encoding heparan-sulfate 6-O-sulfotransferase 1, giving the protein MRRRRAGGRTMVERASKFVLVVAGSACFMLILYQYAGPGLSLGAPGGRAPPDDLDLFPTPDPHYEKKYYFPVRELERSLRFDMKGDDVIVFLHIQKTGGTTFGRHLVQNVRLEVPCDCRPGQKKCTCYRPNRRETWLFSRFSTGWSCGLHADWTELTNCVPGVLDRRDPAALRTPRKFYYITLLRDPVSRYLSEWRHVQRGATWKTSLHMCDGRTPTPEELPPCYEGTDWSGCTLQEFMDCPYNLANNRQVRMLADLSLVGCYNLSFIPEGKRAQLLLESAKKNLRGMAFFGLTEFQRKTQYLFERTFNLKFIRPFMQYNSTRAGGVEVDEDTIRRIEELNDLDMQLYDYAKDLFQQRYQYKRQLERREQRLKSREERLLHRAKEALPREDTEEPGRVPTEDYMSHIIEKW